The sequence AACATATTCTTGATCTCGTACTTGTTACCGTCGGCATCCTGAATCACGATGTGCTCGTCGGATAACCAGCGAATATCCCGGCGACGGTTTCGGACCTCAAAACGACGAGGTCCTCGATCCGTTTGCACTGACCAGACATTCACCCGGTACTCCTCGTGGATGCTGTCGATTTTGAGGATCTGAGGAATAAAGTAATCCCTTTCTAATTCCTCCTCTAACAGGGCAACACTTTCCGGAGGCAGATCTTTGTAGCGCTCCAGCATCCCCATGAACTTGCCATCGGTGTCACTGATAATAATAAACCCCTCTGGCTCCGTCAAGGGAAAAGCCATCTTTACTCTTACCGCGATTTCCTTTCCAGTGTCGGTTTTCATCCACAATTGCTGCCAGTTATCTCTGCGAAATTGCACCTGGCCTGGGCTATAGGTTTTTGCCATCAAGACTTCCGCACCCTCCCAAGTATCTATGAAGCCAGCATGTTGCTGCTCAGTTCCGATTGCATCCTGACCATTCTGGCAAATACGCCATTGAGTGCCATTAACTCTTCGTGACTGCCTTCTTCTACGATCTGTCCCTTATCCAGCACCAAGATCCGGTCGGCATTCTTGAGAGTTGATAATCTGTGGGCGATAGCAATGGTTGTCCGGTTCTTGATCAACCTTTCAA is a genomic window of Bacillota bacterium containing:
- a CDS encoding DUF1854 domain-containing protein, which translates into the protein MAKTYSPGQVQFRRDNWQQLWMKTDTGKEIAVRVKMAFPLTEPEGFIIISDTDGKFMGMLERYKDLPPESVALLEEELERDYFIPQILKIDSIHEEYRVNVWSVQTDRGPRRFEVRNRRRDIRWLSDEHIVIQDADGNKYEIKNMFQLDKDTQQLLEIEA